In Mastomys coucha isolate ucsf_1 unplaced genomic scaffold, UCSF_Mcou_1 pScaffold5, whole genome shotgun sequence, one genomic interval encodes:
- the LOC116076957 gene encoding keratin, type I cytoskeletal 13, with translation MSCRFQSSSMSYGGGFGAGSCQLGGGRNMSTCSSRFVTGGSTGGYGGGMSCGFGGGVGGGFGGSYGGGFGGGFGDFGGSNGGLLSGNEKITMQNLNDRLASYLEKVRALEAANADLEVKIRDWHLKQSPASPERDYSAYYKTIEELRIKILEATTDNNRIILEIDNARLAADDFRLKYENELTLRQSVEADINGLRRVLDELTLAKTDLEMQIESLNEELAYLKKNHEEEMKEFSNQVVGQVNVEMDATPSIDLTRVLAEMREQYEALAEKNRRDAEAWFQAKSAELSKEVSSNAAMIQTSKTEITELRRTLQGLEIELQSQLSMKAGLESTLAETECRYALQLQQIQGLISSIEAQLSELRSEMECQNQEYKMLLDIKTRLEQEIATYRSLLEGQDAKMTGFSSGGNSTTTSNVSTSPSTSGRPDFRKY, from the exons ATGAGCTGTCGCTTTCAGAGTTCTTCCATGAGCTATGGAGGTGGTTTCGGGGCTGGTTCTTGCCAGCTTGGAGGAGGCCGTAATATGTCTACCTGCTCTTCTCGGTTTGTCACTGGAGGCTCAACTGGAGGCTATGGAGGTGGCATGAGCTGTGGCTTTGGTGGAGGGGTTGGTGGTGGCTTTGGAGGTAGCTATGGCGGAGGTTTTGGCGGTGGCTTTGGTGACTTTGGAGGTTCCAATGGTGGCCTCCTCTCTGGCAACGAGAAGATTACCATGCAGAACCTCAATGACCGCCTGGCCAGCTACCTAGAAAAGGTGCGCGCCTTGGAGGCAGCCAATGCCGATCTGGAGGTGAAGATTCGTGACTGGCATCTGAAGCAGAGCCCAGCTAGTCCAGAGAGGGACTACAGTGCTTACTATAAGACCATAGAGGAGCTCCGGATCAAG ATTCTGGAAGCCACTACCGACAATAACCGGATCATCCTGGAGATTGACAATGCCAGGCTGGCTGCAGATGACTTTAGGCTCAA gtaTGAAAATGAGCTGACCCTGCGCCAGAGTGTGGAGGCCGACATCAATGGCCTACGCAGGGTGCTGGATGAGCTGACCCTGGCTAAGACTGACTTAGAAATGCAGATTGAGAGCCTGAATGAAGAACTGGCTTACCTGAAGAAGAACCACGAAGAG GAGATGAAAGAATTCAGCAACCAGGTAGTAGGCCAGGTCAATGTGGAGATGGATGCCACTCCTAGCATCGATCTGACCCGTGTGCTGGCTGAGATGAGGGAGCAATATGAAGCCCTGGCAGAGAAGAATCGTAGGGATGCCGAGGCATGGTTCCAGGCCAAG AGTGCAGAGCTGAGCAAGGAAGTATCCTCCAATGCTGCCATGATCCAGACCAGCAAGACAGAGATCACAGAGCTCCGGCGCACACTCCAGGGCCTGGAGATTGAGCTGCAGTCCCAACTGAGCATG AAAGCTGGCCTGGAAAGTACCTTGGCAGAGACAGAGTGCCGCTACGCCCTGCAGCTGCAACAGATCCAGGGGCTCATCAGTAGCATTGAAGCCCAGCTGAGCGAGCTCCGAAGCGAGATGGAGTGCCAGAACCAGGAATACAAGATGCTGTTGGACATCAAAACAAGGCTGGAACAGGAAATCGCTACCTACCGCAGCCTGCTAGAGGGCCAGGATGCTAA GATGACCGGCTTCAGCTCTGGAG gaAATAGCACTACTACCTCCAACGTGTCCACCTCCCCCTCCACTTCTGGTCGCCCAGATTTCCGGAAGTATTAA
- the Krt19 gene encoding keratin, type I cytoskeletal 19, which translates to MTSYSYRQSSAMSSFGGTGGGSVRFGSGGVFRAPSIHGGSGGRGVSVSSTRFVTSSSGSYGGGRGGSFSGTLAVSDGLLAGNEKITMQNLNDRLASYLDKVRALEQANGELEVKIRDWYQKQGPGPSRDYNHYFKTIEDLRNKILDATIDNSKIVLQIDNARLAADDFRTKFETEQALRLSVEADINGLRRVLDELTLARTDLEMQIESLKEELAYLKKNHEEEISALRSQVGGQVSVEVDSTPGVDLAKILSEMRSQYEIMAEKNRKDAEAWYTTRIEELNTQVAVHTEQIQINKTEVTDLRRTLQGHEIELQSQLSMKAALEGTLAETEARYGAQLSQIQGVISSIEAQLSDVRADTERQNQEYKQLMDIKSRLEQEIATYRSLLEGQEAHYNNLPTPKAI; encoded by the exons ATGACTTCCTATAGCTATCGTCAGTCCTCAGCCATGTCCTCCTTTGGGGGCACAGGTGGGGGTTCCGTGCGTTTTGGGTCAGGGGGTGTTTTCCGCGCACCCAGCATCCATGGGGGCTCAGGCGGCCGCGGCGTGTCCGTGTCCTCCACCCGCTTCGTGACCTCGTCCTCCGGGAGCTATGGCGGAGGCCGCGGTGGAAGTTTTAGTGGGACCCTGGCTGTGTCCGATGGGCTGCTGGCTGGCAACGAGAAGATCACCATGCAGAACCTTAACGATCGCCTCGCCTCCTACTTGGACAAGGTGCGCGCCCTGGAGCAAGCCAATGGCGAGCTGGAGGTGAAGATCCGCGACTGGTACCAGAAGCAGGGACCCGGGCCCTCCCGGGATTACAATCACTACTTTAAGACCATCGAGGACTTGCGCAACAAG ATTCTGGATGCCACCATTGACAACTCCAAGATTGTCCTACAGATTGACAATGCCCGCCTGGCTGCAGATGACTTCCGAACCAA GTTTGAGACGGAACAGGCCTTGCGTCTGAGCGTGGAGGCTGACATCAACGGCCTGCGCCGGGTGCTGGATGAGCTGACCCTGGCCAGGACTGACCTGGAGATGCAGATTGAGAGCCTGAAAGAGGAGCTGGCTTACCTGAAGAAGAACCATGAGGAG GAAATTAGTGCCCTGAGGAGCCAGGTGGGTGGCCAGGTCAGCGTGGAGGTGGATTCCACTCCAGGCGTCGACCTAGCCAAGATCCTGAGTGAGATGCGAAGTCAGTATGAGATCATGGCTGAGAAGAACCGGAAGGATGCTGAAGCCTGGTACACCACTCGG ATCGAGGAGCTGAACACTCAGGTCGCTGTCCACACTGAGCAGATCCAGATAAACAAGACTGAAGTCACGGACCTTCGACGTACCCTCCAGGGCCATGAGATTGAGCTGCAGTCCCAGCTCAGCATG aAAGCTGCCCTGGAAGGCACGCTGGCAGAGACAGAGGCGCGTTATGGAGCCCAGCTGTCACAGATCCAGGGCGTGATCAGCAGTATCGAAGCCCAGCTGAGTGATGTGCGAGCTGACACAGAGCGCCAGAACCAGGAGTATAAGCAGCTCATGGACATCAAGTCGAGGCTGGAGCAGGAGATCGCTACCTACCGCAGCCTGCTTGAGGGCCAGGAAGCCCATTACAACAATCTGCCCACCCCCAAGGCCATCTGA
- the LOC116077752 gene encoding keratin, type I cytoskeletal 15, protein MATTFLQTSSTFGGGSTRGGSLRVGGGSFGGGSLYGGGGSRSISASSARFVSSGAGGGFGGGMSCGFGAGAGGGFGGGFGDFGGGDGGLLSGNEKVTMQNLNDRLASYLDKVRALEQANTELEVKIRDWYQKQSPASPDRDYSHYFKTMEEIRDKILAATIDNSRVILEIDNARLAADDFRLKYENEMILRQSVESDINGLRRVLDELTLSRADLEMQIEQLNEELAYLKKNHEEEMKEFSSQLAGQVNVEMDAAPGVDLTRMLAEMREQYEAIAEKNRRDVEAWFFSKTEELNKEVASNTEMIQTSKTEITDLRRTLQGLEIELQSQLSMKAGLENSLAEVECRYATQLQQIQGVITGLETQLSELRCEMEAQNQEYNLLLDIKTRLEQEIATYRNLLEGQDAKMASIGVREASLGGGSGGGGSSSGSNFHISVEESVDGKVVSSRKREI, encoded by the exons ATGGCCACTACATTCTTGCAAACGTCTTCTACCTTTGGAGGTGGCTCTACCCGAGGGGGTTCCCTTCGTGTTGGTGGAGGCAGCTTTGGTGGAGGGAGTCTCTACGGGGGAGGCGGAAGCCGAAGTATCTCCGCTTCTTCTGCTAGGTTTGTCTCCTCGGGGGCAGGAGGGGGTTTTGGGGGTGGCATGAGTTGTGGCTTTGGGGCTGGGGCTGGTGGTGGTTTCGGCGGAGGCTTTGGTGACTTTGGCGGTGGCGATGGAGGTCTCCTCTCTGGCAATGAGAAGGTGACCATGCAGAACCTCAACGACCGGCTGGCCTCGTACCTGGACAAAGTTCGCGCCTTGGAGCAGGCCAACACAGAGCTGGAGGTGAAGATCCGGGACTGGTACCAGAAGCAGAGCCCAGCCAGTCCAGATCGGGACTACAGCCATTACTTTAAGACCATGGAAGAGATCCGGGACAAA ATTCTGGCTGCCACCATTGACAACTCGCGTGTTATCTTGGAGATTGACAATGCCAGGCTGGCAGCGGATGACTTCAGGCTCAA GTATGAAAATGAGATGATCCTTCGTCAAAGCGTGGAGAGTGACATCAACGGGCTGCGTAGGGTGCTGGATGAGCTGACCCTGTCCAGGGCTGACCTGGAGATGCAGATTGAGCAGCTGAATGAGGAGCTGGCCTACCTGAAGAAGAACCATGAGGAG GAGATGAAAGAGTTCAGCAGTCAGCTGGCTGGCCAGGTCAATGTGGAAATGGATGCAGCACCCGGGGTGGACCTGACCCGCATGCTGGCAGAGATGAGGGAGCAGTATGAGGCCATTGCAGAGAAAAACCGTCGGGATGTAGAGGCCTGGTTCTTCAGTAAG ACTGAAGAGCTGAACAAGGAGGTGGCGTCTAACACAGAAATGATCCAGACCAGCAAGACAGAGATCACAGACCTGAGACGGACCCTGCAGGGGCTAGAGATTGAGCTGCAGTCTCAGCTCAGCATG AAAGCTGGGCTGGAGAACTCTCTGGCAGAGGTGGAGTGCCGCTATGCCACACAGCTGCAGCAGATCCAGGGAGTCATTACCGGCCTGGAGACCCAGCTGAGTGAACTCCGCTGTGAGATGGAGGCTCAGAACCAGGAGTACAACTTGCTGCTGGACATCAAGACTCGGCTGGAGCAGGAGATCGCCACTTACCGGAACCTGCTTGAGGGCCAGGATGCTAA GATGGCTAGTATTGGTGTCAGGGAAG CATCCCTGGGaggaggcagtggtggtggcggcagtAGCAGCGGCAGCAATTTCCATATCAGTGTGGAGGAATCAGTCGATGGAAAAGTGGTTTCTTCCCGTAAGAGAGAAATCTAA